DNA from Phocoena phocoena chromosome 1, mPhoPho1.1, whole genome shotgun sequence:
CTGCCCATCCTGCCAGATTCTCTCCCAAGTCCCTTCAATTTTCACTTTTGATCTCTTTCAGCTCTTCCCAGGTCAACTCTTTGGACCCTCCAAGGCCCCCTTATACCCACCTCAACCTCCTCTAATCTCCAGGTCCTTCTCTCTGGAAGGTGAAGGGTAGTGTTAGGAACCCCGGATTCCAAGTCAGAGAAATcccaaccagctgtgtgacctttggcaggCCGCTTACTCTCTCTgatgctcagttttctcatcttaatGAGAGAGTTCAACTGAGAGCCAACTGTAACACTATTAATCTTTgatgccctgcccccacccaatCTCCTTTCCTTACAGTCAGGGTCCTCAGCTAGAAGCCTGGGAACCCGAGTCCTAGGACAAGGCTCAGCTGCCTCAAtaggtgaccttgagcaagtcaagTCCCTTCTCTGGAAGGCTCCATTTTCCCATTTCGATAATGAGTACAGGTCTCTCGGAGTTGCCTGCCTCTTAAGGGCTGTCGTAAGAGTCGACCTCAGCGTTTTGAGAACtaaagcagacagaaagacaactgGGGCTTCGCAGAGACTCCCGGCTCtcacactagctgtgtgatcttaggcaagtgaCCAAGCCTCTCTGAGCCTAGATAACCATCTGTAGAGTGGGGACAGTGCCAGTGATCCTCTAGCAGGGCTGCTGGAAGGGCTGAGAGCGCCAGATACAGATACACCAGGAGCGCGGGCCGAgcgcctcccctcctccctgcccgccgcccgccgccgtcTGGGCCCGCACCTGCGCAGCTGCTGGATCTTGTCGCGGTAGCGGTCGTAGAAGGGGTTAGCCTCGATCTCTTTCCCGACCCCGCTGCCTTCGACGCCCCCCGCGGGCCGGCCCGAGCCGCGGCGCACCGGGAACACGCGCAGCTGCGCGGGTGACACGAGCCCCAGGCCTAGGGCGCGGCTGCGCACCGCGCACAGGCCGCGGTAGAGGCCGGCCACCTGCAGGACGGCCGGGCCCGCGCCACCCGCTGCCGCCACCACGGCAGCCATGGCCAcccccgcctcctcctcctcctccccgggCACGTCGGCCTCGGCCCGCGGCCCGCGCGCCCGTTCCATTGCCCTCCGGGTCCGCCGCGCCCGCGCTCCAGCAGCGAGGTTCCGCGCACTCAAGGTTCCGGGTGCCGGTGAAGCGCGCGGTGGGAGGCAGGGGGTTCGCCGCTCCTGCCCCGGGCCCCGCCCGCGCCCCGCGTGCTCTGCAGCTTTAGCGCCCCCGCCCAGCCTTCTCGCCGAGCCTGCGACCAGCAGCCCTTGCGGGTTAAGTCTTCTCTTGAAAGCTGCTTGGACCTACTGGTCCTCACCGAGCTTGCTCCCTTTTAAATTCTTTAGGCACGTGCTGGAGTAGTCATCCTTCAGCATCGAAGGCCCTTTCATCAGCTGTAATCACAGTAGCAGCTTCTCTTTATTGAGCGTTTCTACGTGCAGGACACTATTTGCTTCATACTGTGTGAGGCAggttttatccctattttacagacgaggaaactgaagctgagaaTCATTAAGAGACTTGTCCAAGACTTGTCCAAGGGCTGAATTCTTTTAAAGATGCCAGCTGCCTCTGAagccttttcttcctctgcttcctgaCACCCACCTTGAACTCCAGCCAAACTGAACTACGCTTCTCCCCAAAGAGACACCTGGATTTGTCCTTGACAAGTCTTTATACCTGGAATGCTGTCTCTCCACCCAATGCCACCATCTTCTTCACCCCCTGAACCAGGTGTGAGTGAACTCCTGGGGTCAAGAACGGTGACATCAACACCTGGTCTCAcctgtgcccagcacagggccaggccTGGAGCAGGCCCCCTGTGATGGCATTGATCAGTCTGCCCTCATGAAAGTTCTCCTGTCGGGTCTTACCTGATAGAAACCCCTCTTGAATGATGGACCTCTTAGGGTCAGGGACAGTGCCTTCAACTCTGCTCAGTCCAGCCTGCACTTTTGGAGATGGGCCTTGGGCCCTGGCCTGTGCTGGGAGTAGTGTGGTAAACCCTGAGATTAGCAAGTCCTTTAAGTGTGCCAGCCTGTACCTGCCTTAGCATCCTTGCACTGGCTGCTCCCTTTGCACGTGGCTATCTCATCATCATCTAGGGCTCAGTTCACAAGTCAGCACCTCAAAGGGACTTTTCTTGATGCACCCCCATCACTTTATATTCTTTATCCCACTACCTTATTTTCTTCAGAGCAGTTAAGGCTACCTGAAATTcttacatatttatttccttgtttacattaattcatggagcttacattctagtggggtgAGACACAATATGTatacatacctacatacatacataaataatgtTAGGTGATAATACATGTTATGAAAAAACAAAGCAGGCTAGGAGAGACAGAGATAAGGGGCCagttgagcagagacctgaaggaatgAGGCATGGTCTGTGtggatatctgggggaagagcctTCCAGatggaatagcaagtgcaaaggccttgaTGCAGGAGCGTGCTTGCCCTGCTTGTGGAACAGCAAGAAGGTTATTGTGCGAAGTAGGCATGGGGAGGGGTAGTTTGATCGCTCAGGGCTTTGTAGGCTTTGGTTAAGGACTTTGGTTTTAAATCTGAGTGAGGGTcctccttggtggtgcagtggttaagaatctgcctgccaatgcaggggacatgggcttgatccctggtctgggaagatcccacatgtcgtggagcgactaagcctgtgtgccacaactactgagcctgtgtctagagcccatgagccacagctaccgaagcccgcacctaaagcccatgctccgcaacgagaagccacttcaatgagaagctcacgcactgcaacgaagagtagcccccacttgcagaaactagagaaagcctgcacatagcaacgaagacccaacgcagccaaaaataaataaataaaaataatttataataaaaaaattaaaaaggctcATTCTGACTGCTGGTGGAATATAGGGCGTGGGGGACAAGGATGCAAGCTCTCCCAAGGGTAATTAATTTGTCCTAGTTTACCTGGGATTTTCCTGATTTTAGCATCAAAAGTCCTATGTCCTGGAAACtccctcagtcccaggcaaacagGGATGGTTGATCACCCTAAAGGGAGACCAGGTGAGAGAGGGTGGTACTTGTATTAAAGTGATGATGATAGAAAAATGGTCAGATTCTGGGTATGTTTTGAAGGCAAAGCCTAAAGATTTTGCTACTGGAGTGAACGTGGGTGTGAGAGAATGAAGGGCGTCAAGGGTGACTGTCAGGTTTTTGGCCTGAAGAACTGGAGGGAGAGAGTTGCCACTTACAGAGAGGAGGAGGCTGGAGTAGGTTTTGGAGATGGACCATCAGGAGTTTGGTTTTGGAGATGGACCATCAGGAGTTTGGTTTTGGACATGGTAGTTTGAGATAACTTAACAGACTGGCAAGGAGGGATGTCAGCCAGGCTTTTGGGAGTATGAGTCTAAAGTCCTGAGGAATGGTCTGGGCTGGAGGTAAAACGTTGAGAGCTGACAGTGTATATATGGTAGATATGCTATTTAAAGCCATGAGTCTGGGTGAGATCACTGAGGGAATGAATGTGGACAGAGGGCTGAGGACTGAGCCCTCGGGCACCTGACATTTAGAGAtcagggaaaagaggagaaactagcaaaggagactgaaaagCAGAAGCCAGTGAGGTAGAGCCCAGAGTAAGAGGAACCGTGAGAGAAATCTGTGCTCATTAGTGCCCCAAGTCCCACACTGGGGGCTTAAAGAGGGAAGTACTTAGATGGTGCCCAGAAGCTGAGCTAGGCCTAGTGGTGCAACCTTCAGGCAGGCTGACGTGGGTTTAGTTAGGGGAGGGCTTTCTAACTGAGCTGCCCATAAATGGATCAAGCTGCTTCAGGAGGTGTGGGCAAGTCCCTGACCCAAGCAATTCCCCACGTATTAGTGCTGGGTAGGGGAGATCTGCGTCTAGGGCTCAATCATGTGCTGGGAGTTGGACTACACAACTCGCAAGGTGCCTTCAAACTGGAGACGGTGTGATTCTGGGAAGCCAACTGATAGAACTTTGTCACAGAGTAGGGGGTgttgagctgagccttgaaggataAGCAGGTGTTCAGtggtggggagagtggggaggggcacTCCTAGGTGGAGGAGCAGTGTGAGCAAAGCTCCAGAGACGTGAATAAGCAGGGTCTGGTCTGGTCAGAAGGGAAAGGTGTGTGAaggatggggaggaaggtgaagcTGAAAAGAGATGTAGGGCCAGATGGCGGGGAGCTCCCATACGGCCTGATGCCCCGGAAGCACTTGCCAATACTCGCTGAAGGAAGGtaatgaaacaaaagagaaactgtAAGAGCCAAGGAAGGAGGTGTTGACCACATAGCTCCCTTGAGTGGGTTGTCTCCTGACAAGTCAGTCATAGCAGACTTGACGGCAGGGCTGCCCACTGCTCTGGGtgctccctgcccagggatccATCAACTGTTCCTTAAAGCCTAGGGACAAAATAAGCCCCCGAGGAATCTAGGGCCCTTTCCTGGGGGCTGCTCTGTGGGTCAGAGGTAGGGGGCCGACAATTCAGAGGGTGGGTCAGTCCCTGGTAGAAGCAGTAGAGATGCGCTATGCCTAGGAAACACCACTGGTGGAGTCTGTTCCTTCCATTAGGCTTCACAAGCATTGCCCTTGGATGCTCGGTGTTCAGAACTCTGTGAACCACCTTTAGGGAACAATGGGGTCTGGGAATTCTGGGGACTCCTATTGGCTAGACAGATGGGTAGGTGAACTCCCTCTCCCCAGAGCCATCGGCCAGCTAGGTACCAAGGTTTGACCTTATGGATTCCCAAAGGGAGGACCTCAGCCTCCCTGGTGGTAAATGTGCTCCCTCCCCAAATCCCTGCCCCTTGCTTTATGCCCTAGGCTTGGGGGCACTCAGGGAAGACCTTTTGCATGGATGGGGGTGATGGCTGCCTGCGTGGAAGCATGCTAAGAGTTAGGACAGGGTTTCCTCTAGAAAACTATGGATTTCTTGAGGACATAGACCATGTCTCTCTGACGGCCCAGAGTGGGTACCACAAATACCCCAGGACATCACAGCTGAACGGTTAGGGGTGTGGTGGAATGGGATGGGACATTGGTGTCCCGTCGACTGGTAaacttttactttcttgatgggCTTTGCCTTTAGTGAGGCTTCTCATTCTGATGGATCAGACGGGGCCAGGGTTGGGAACCAGAGGCTTGAGTAAGCCTGGGCAGGTCATGCCCCTCTAGACCTAGCTTTTCTTACCTGTGAAGAGTGAAAGGTGGCCTCTTAAACTCCCTGGAAATCCTGCTTTGACTGATTAAAAGAATGATGAGACCAGTcaatgagaaaaggaaggaatggagagagTGGTTAAGTGGAGGGAACGATTGGTGAAAGGGCtaagcagaggaaggagaaacagcTGAGACCCCAAGCTACAGCTATCAGCcagcttgctttttttcttattgcctTCCTTAGTGTGGGTGTCACTGTACTTTGGATTCCTGGGGCTGTGCTCTGTGATAACCGGCGGCTGCATTCTCTTTCTGCACTGGAGGAAGAACCTGCGGCGGGAAAGGCGTGCCCAGGAGTGGATGGAGGTGATGCGAGCAGCCACATTTACCTACAGCCCGCTGTTGTACTGGATTAACAAGCGACAGCGCTATGGCATGAACGCAGCCATCAACACGGGCCCTCCCCCTGATGCCTCTAAGACCGAGACTGACACCCAGAATTCAGATCACCCGTGGGAGTTGGACGTCCCCGAGAGTAGGAGCTATGCTACTCAAGACAGCAGCCCCAAGGTGgaggcccccagccccctgcaacCTGCAGTGCAGCTGATCCCACAGCAGCCCCTACCTTCCCCGGTGCTGCGGCCCCAGGCCAGCCCCCGACTCCCGATTCCCATTTTTCAGGAGGTGCCCTTTGCCCTCTCGCTGTGTAACCTACCCCCGATGCTGAACCACTCAGTCTCCTACCCTTTGGCCACCTGTCCTGAAAGGAACATCCACTTCCATTCCCTCCCCACACTGGCCCAGGGGAACCACTGCTGAAATGTCAAGCTGTCTGCTTCAGAAGTGTAGCCTCCTCTCACTGAGGATGGGAGCTGGAGGTATCGGGGCAGTGCAGGAAATGGAGCTGACCTCAGGGAGGTGGTACTGACACAGAGGCCAGGGCCCATCTAGATGTCACAtaatgaaagatttaaaaaagtcCAAGGCTCCCTTGTGTCTCATTTGCTGTTAGGAGGGAAAATGTCTGAGGGGGGCACTTCACAAACCAAGCTGAAGGTCAGAGTCTCACCAATACCAATGGGAACTGAGGGTTGGCTGCGGGGAGACACGCTGAACCAGTAGTTGTGATGGGCTCAACATCCCTCTAAACAGTATTTAAGAACAAAACCGTATGCCAGACCCTGGGCTAGGTACCCAAAGGCACTGCCATTCTGTGGGACATTAAGCACAGTTGCAACAAGAGTGACAGCCACTAAGGATGCATGAACGATGGTGACTGGTAGTGGCCAAAACAAGTCAGTATGAAACCCATGAGCCACACTGCACTGCTGCTGGAATTGCATTCTTTGTTAACATCTAAGATGTATTGCGTTCTTGTGTGGTTGTCTACATTATTTCTAATACAAGAACACTGCCAAACAGATATCACAATCCTCTTCTTACAGATGAAGTTTCCAAGGGCATTTGccgtatcatttttttttttttttttgcggtacgcgggcctctcactgttgtggcctctcccgttgcagagcacaggctccggacgcgcaggctcagcggccatggcgcacgggcccagccgctccacggcatgtgggatcctcccggaccgggccacgaacccgtgtcccctgcattggcgggcggactcttaaccactgcgccaccagggaagccctgccgtATCATTTTTAGGTTGCAGAGCAAGGTCTCAAATTTATGTCTGTCTAGCATCAAATTTCCTGATCTTCCCACCATATACCATGGTGTCCATTTCCTAATGAAGTCTTGTTTGAAGACACTTGGAAAATGATTTATTGTGTGTGTAATTAACTTGGTTCAAGGATTGGCTTGGGGTAAGGGCTGGTCAATGAACCtcctaaaaaatgtttttttaaaaaatctttctcaaGGGGATTCATGGCCTCTCCCAAAGTTAAGATTCACTGtgtacaaatattaatttttgtacCTTCTGGAAACTATTCTAAAAGGAGAGACAAAGATAATACTGGCTCTTTGGTCCCAGTTCAAAGATAAGAAAACCCAGCTCTGCTCCAGGATATAAAATTTTCCCTTTCACTTTGGAAATGAGAAAATCATCTTACCATATTTGTAAATGAGCTAAGCTTTTTTCCTCCTGAGAGGAAAGGCCAcccagattgtgtgtgtgtgtgcaacccCAGAATCTAGTGGTCATGTAcagctattaaaaatttttttttcctgtgtgtgaaAACAGCCCAGCTCCTCCCTATACGACCCCTTATCTTGAAATGGATTTCaagcctttttccttctttttttccaaagacATTGGAATATGTCTGGTAAACATGCTCTTATATTGAATCTCAAAATAGAAAACAGGCGTAAGTGGAACTTCTCTGGTTGATACAGACGCAGGGGCTCACCCTTCCCTCATCCTGCTCCCTTCCCACCCTGCACATGCCAAAACAGCCTTCATTTCTTCAGGCCAAATTGGGCGGATCTTCAGGCAGATTCTTCAACGTTACTTTCTGTCCACCATCTGTTAGGCTTTGCATTCAAAAGGAGGAAGGAGTCCATAAAAATAGGGAtcaaagcagatttttttcttagtaattggGAGGATGGAGGGGCAAGCCTTTAATCACAGACacagtgagagaaaaaagaaatgttttatttaaattaaaattgttttattactgATATTAAATTAGCAAAGCCCAAAACAAGTGATGGAAATCTTGAATTCCCTCCCTAAACAGAACCAAAATTGCTTAAACATTACCAAAATAGCTCCACTTAAGCAAAGTAGATTTACATTTCTTAATATGAGAAAACAACAAGGTAGGTTAGGTTCGTATAACAAACAGTACACGCTCTATAAAGGCTCAGGAATACCCAAATGTTTTCTGGTTTGGATATGAAAGAGGGGACCATATCAAACTGGCGTTGGTAAGCAAGCCAATGAGGTGTAGCAAACAAAAGCTGTTACTAAAAACAACTCAACAGCAGGCCATATGAGTAAGAGCCCATCACAGTCAAAATCTTCAACTGTGACCGGCAAGACCAACATGGGGGGCGTGGGGGCGTGCAGATGTGGTTACGGCCAGAGATATAACGTGAGGGGGAATgccaaaggaagggaaagaaaccagCAGCAGGTGAAGGGTGTCCACTCTTCAGCTGTGCTGTATCAGACACAATCCTAAGAGCCAGGCCCTTCTCGGCCTTTAAGATGACACTACAGTCATCCCTAAGCCAGGTTCTCTCTTCTTTTGGTTCTTCTCTTCCTATCATACATTGCCTCTCTGATTTATGGGGGAGGCTCTCTAGGTAAACATTATACCAGATAGAAGGCGAAAGAAAAACAGGACCAAGAAGACATGCTTTGGGTCACTCAGGAAAGCAGCAGGAGGAGCTGCCGGAGTGCAAAGGTAAAAGCATTTGAAacgaaaaccaaaaccaaactcaCTACTACTACCTAGCCTTCCTCTCAGGGCTGAGGTGTGGTAGGTGAGGCTTGATTAGAGATCGACACAAATCATAGGTTGGATAAGTTAAGAcaactttcaaataaaaatcccaaattaataatgataaaggcttatgagaattctttttttaagccaATGAATATGCTCAACTTAGAACAAAGGCGTTCAAGATGTCCTAGTTCTGCCTGGGAGATATGGCACTTTCCCAGGCGGTGTGGCAAGGGTACTCACAGGTCTGAGGGTGCAGCAGGAACACCTCTGCCAAATCTGGTGGGGAGAGTATGGAACCATCCAGCTGGCTCAGGGATGATGGTAGGTGGCGGAAAAGCTTCAGGTGGGAAGAATGGAGGCTAAACTAAAAAGCACAGCTGATGCAAAAGAAAAGTATATACGAAGAGTTAAGGTGTCCTCCAAGTATTTGCCTATGAATAAGAATTTGAAACTAAAAAGGACAAGCTACATTACCCTCAAGTATACTTCATATAAATCAGTTCTCAAAAAAATACCTTCCAGGTACAGACATACTATTTATGGTACAGTACATATAAATATAGCAGTATAATTCAATTTATTGCTAGAATTTTATTTGGTTGTTACAAAATCTGCAAgggtatatatattaaaaaggggggggggggcatgaAAGGCAGCCAGAAGAGTAAGTTATCTTCAAGTTACCTAAAGTGCCAGGCTAATTTTATACTATATTTAAACCTTTCCAAGAAAGTAAAATAGCATAGGTAGGCAAAGGAATTGTTTGAGAGAAATAGAGCGAGAAGCGTAAGCCATAATGAGGTAAGCAGACACATTCATGGGAAAAGACTTCAACCTACTTTaactaaattttaatatttctagaaaaaaaacccaaggttAGCCAACACCGACCTGAAcatcatataaagaaaaaaaccagccCTTAAATATTTAAGGGTGCTCCACTGCATCCATGGCTAACAGGGCAACTTGGACAAAGTTAAAATGGAAACAAGCTTTACTAAAGAAGTCTGAAAGCTTCTCTAGTTTCTCCCTGACTTGGCCTACAGCACAGTTAAGTTTTGCAGGTTTCCTTTTGTGTTGCCTGAAGATTGCTTCTAAGATCAACACAGCACACACAGAGGTGACATGGAGGAATAATTCCTTCCAGTTCAGGGACCTTTAGTAGCAGGGCTACAGAAGCATTTAATGGGAGAAGTACTGCACTTGCTTGTATTAGATTTGCTGCCATAACGTGAAGCCCCCCGC
Protein-coding regions in this window:
- the TEX38 gene encoding testis-expressed protein 38 — its product is MDSQREDLSLPGVWVSLYFGFLGLCSVITGGCILFLHWRKNLRRERRAQEWMEVMRAATFTYSPLLYWINKRQRYGMNAAINTGPPPDASKTETDTQNSDHPWELDVPESRSYATQDSSPKVEAPSPLQPAVQLIPQQPLPSPVLRPQASPRLPIPIFQEVPFALSLCNLPPMLNHSVSYPLATCPERNIHFHSLPTLAQGNHC